In a single window of the Olivibacter sp. SDN3 genome:
- a CDS encoding DEAD/DEAH box helicase, which translates to MDNKLNVRKEAVHKRHKVQLKGLQIAQLSETMLFQLAVPGLYLHPSDDQQVQANNLKLGSGVFGSKLDGVYFPEISVEQTAEGLLVSSYDDAENGKLTEQELLVLFAVLKKVTFRVFFDEQLRMKLLREKAVDYGLEQENQLDRFFQLDYTAGELRIVPTLSSLVPVTEKNLREWTSWLEPTSTELDLSSKAMADQQTIILLKRHKYYRHLIVELYRAPTTKTGKVKNPFRPIHPLEEIWTMEGQQQVKFFAAIHKFQNPVAKKEPHIDGNALRALVQNPLEYAFYYHDSGLSEKVNASSIIPVTARVLPKEITLNIARKGVFYELEVTIMIDGTPYMLNELEWCFDYFLRVENTLYLVDEPRILGLLKLFANRPGNLLIHQNKYLDFRKQLLEKLEERITLQYEYARVATTRQLAKFGTSVEKIIYLADFGNYVTITPVARYGEAEVAVRSRRQIHGEDDDGEVFLIKRNDALETDFMACLVRQHAYFEEQLANDLDYLYLHRKRFLDEDWFLEVFETLFAEGITIYGFEELEGNRYNPHKAKINIRVLSGMNWFNVKVGVSYGKTKASLKHLHTAIRDKRKFVRLDDGSLGVLPQEWINKFNTYFNIGELLDDDAIGIAKTNFAVIKELFEEEQLDETVKIDLKAYELRLANFDTTWNVAVPKALKASLRSYQRKGLAWLNFLDDLNFGGCLADDMGLGKSLQIIAFILGLKEKYAQRTHLLVVPTTLLSHWKQELTKFAPSLHLLMHHGTERNKQTKRFNSMDIVLTTYGTLVSDIAFLKEFIFDYVFLDESQLIKNPESQRYRAARLLKARNRVTITGTPLENNVFDLYGQLSFACPGLLGSKKYFKDVYLMPIDQFHDKKRLDMLQRKIKPFILRRRKGEVAEELPEKTEVLLYCEMDATQRRIYKAYEREFREYISATTNEELDKSPMNVLRGLTRLRQICDSPILLGEGRLPGDSSAKIDTLLTQIEEKAPEHKILVFSQFVTMLDLIKKSLDVRHIGYAYLTGSIRNRGQVVDTFQSEPQKRVFLISLKAGGTGLNLTAADYVYLVDPWWNPAVENQAIDRVHRIGQTKHVVAVRLVCKDTVEEKMMKLQEKKRALSEELIADDQSSLHLSKEDLLRLLG; encoded by the coding sequence ATGGATAATAAGCTTAACGTTCGGAAAGAAGCTGTGCATAAACGGCATAAAGTGCAACTGAAGGGCTTACAGATCGCTCAACTCTCGGAAACGATGTTATTTCAATTGGCTGTTCCAGGGTTATATCTGCACCCCTCGGATGATCAGCAAGTTCAAGCAAATAACCTGAAGCTGGGATCTGGTGTTTTTGGAAGCAAATTAGATGGAGTGTACTTTCCAGAGATATCCGTCGAGCAAACAGCGGAGGGGCTGCTGGTTAGTAGCTACGATGATGCTGAAAACGGAAAACTGACGGAGCAGGAGCTCTTAGTGCTCTTCGCCGTTCTTAAGAAGGTGACCTTCCGTGTCTTTTTTGATGAACAACTTAGGATGAAACTATTGCGGGAAAAGGCTGTTGATTATGGTTTGGAACAGGAAAACCAGCTCGACCGATTCTTTCAGCTAGATTATACTGCAGGTGAATTGCGTATCGTGCCAACGCTATCGTCTTTAGTGCCTGTTACAGAAAAAAACTTGCGAGAATGGACATCTTGGCTGGAACCGACGTCAACTGAGCTAGATCTTTCTTCGAAAGCGATGGCTGATCAACAGACAATCATTCTCCTAAAACGGCATAAATATTATCGCCATCTCATCGTAGAGCTCTATCGAGCACCGACTACAAAGACAGGAAAAGTAAAGAACCCTTTTCGGCCCATCCATCCTTTGGAAGAAATATGGACGATGGAAGGACAGCAACAGGTGAAGTTTTTTGCCGCAATTCATAAGTTTCAAAACCCTGTAGCTAAAAAGGAGCCTCATATAGATGGGAATGCTCTGCGGGCCCTTGTGCAGAATCCTTTGGAATATGCTTTTTATTACCACGACTCAGGTCTCTCTGAGAAAGTAAACGCCTCTTCTATTATACCCGTAACGGCAAGGGTGTTGCCGAAAGAAATAACGCTTAATATTGCCCGAAAAGGGGTGTTCTATGAGCTAGAAGTTACGATTATGATAGACGGGACACCTTATATGCTTAACGAGCTAGAATGGTGTTTTGATTATTTCCTGAGGGTAGAAAACACCTTATATCTAGTTGACGAACCGAGGATATTGGGTCTGCTGAAGCTTTTCGCCAATAGGCCGGGAAACCTGTTGATCCATCAAAACAAATATCTGGATTTTAGAAAACAGTTGCTAGAGAAGCTGGAAGAGCGTATTACGCTGCAGTACGAATATGCGCGAGTAGCCACAACTCGTCAATTAGCAAAGTTTGGAACTTCGGTAGAAAAGATTATTTATCTTGCTGACTTTGGCAATTATGTAACGATCACACCGGTGGCGCGTTACGGAGAGGCGGAAGTGGCTGTGCGTAGTAGAAGGCAGATTCACGGAGAGGATGATGATGGAGAAGTGTTTCTTATTAAAAGAAACGACGCACTTGAGACGGACTTCATGGCTTGCCTTGTTCGGCAGCACGCTTACTTCGAGGAGCAACTAGCCAATGATCTGGACTACCTCTATCTGCACCGAAAGCGCTTTTTGGATGAAGATTGGTTCTTGGAGGTGTTCGAAACGCTATTCGCCGAAGGGATAACCATTTATGGTTTCGAAGAGCTGGAAGGTAACCGTTACAATCCACATAAAGCAAAAATTAACATCCGGGTGTTGAGTGGGATGAACTGGTTTAATGTGAAAGTAGGGGTGAGTTACGGTAAAACGAAGGCTTCCCTCAAGCATTTACATACGGCGATACGCGATAAGCGGAAATTTGTTCGTCTAGATGACGGTAGTTTAGGTGTGTTACCGCAAGAGTGGATCAATAAGTTCAATACGTATTTTAATATAGGGGAACTATTGGACGATGATGCGATAGGCATTGCAAAAACCAATTTCGCTGTTATCAAAGAATTATTTGAAGAAGAACAGTTGGATGAGACAGTGAAAATTGATTTAAAAGCTTATGAGCTGCGGTTGGCAAATTTCGATACCACTTGGAACGTGGCTGTGCCAAAGGCATTAAAAGCATCATTACGATCTTACCAGCGGAAAGGGCTTGCGTGGCTTAACTTTTTGGACGACCTTAATTTTGGAGGCTGTTTGGCAGATGATATGGGCTTGGGGAAATCACTGCAGATTATTGCCTTTATCTTGGGGCTAAAGGAGAAATACGCACAAAGAACGCACCTATTGGTAGTGCCGACAACGCTCCTTTCACACTGGAAACAGGAACTTACTAAATTCGCGCCATCGCTTCACTTACTTATGCACCATGGAACGGAAAGGAATAAACAGACTAAGCGATTCAATAGCATGGATATTGTGCTTACCACCTATGGTACCTTGGTTTCAGATATCGCTTTTCTGAAAGAATTTATCTTTGATTATGTCTTTTTAGATGAATCACAACTAATTAAAAACCCCGAATCGCAACGTTATAGGGCGGCAAGATTGCTGAAGGCCCGAAACAGGGTGACAATTACGGGAACGCCTTTGGAAAACAATGTGTTTGATTTGTATGGGCAGCTTTCTTTTGCTTGCCCGGGTCTTCTCGGAAGTAAAAAATATTTCAAGGACGTGTACCTGATGCCGATCGATCAGTTTCACGATAAGAAGCGTCTGGATATGCTACAGCGAAAGATTAAACCTTTTATTCTTCGACGAAGAAAAGGTGAGGTGGCCGAAGAGTTGCCAGAGAAGACGGAAGTACTTTTATACTGTGAAATGGATGCAACGCAAAGACGAATCTATAAAGCATATGAAAGAGAGTTCCGCGAATATATTTCGGCGACAACCAATGAAGAGCTGGATAAAAGTCCGATGAATGTGTTGCGTGGGCTAACGCGCTTGCGTCAAATATGCGATTCTCCTATCTTGCTAGGGGAGGGACGACTACCTGGGGACTCATCGGCTAAGATTGATACGTTGCTGACGCAAATAGAGGAAAAGGCTCCCGAACATAAGATCTTGGTGTTTTCCCAGTTTGTGACCATGCTTGATCTCATCAAGAAAAGTTTGGACGTCCGTCATATTGGTTACGCCTACCTTACAGGAAGTATCCGGAACAGGGGACAGGTAGTAGATACATTCCAGTCAGAACCACAAAAACGTGTTTTTCTGATCAGCCTAAAAGCTGGTGGCACAGGCTTGAACCTCACTGCCGCAGATTATGTGTACTTGGTGGATCCCTGGTGGAACCCAGCGGTTGAGAACCAGGCCATTGACCGGGTGCATCGTATCGGTCAAACAAAGCATGTAGTCGCTGTTCGACTGGTATGCAAGGATACCGTAGAGGAAAAGATGATGAAATTGCAGGAAAAGAAAAGAGCTTTGTCAGAAGAGTTGATAGCTGATGATCAATCTTCCCTGCACCTTTCGAAGGAAGATTTGTTAAGGCTGTTGGGCTAA
- a CDS encoding ABC transporter permease, with amino-acid sequence MLKNNLLLALRHFWKNKVSGIINILGLAIGVSAALVIYLIIQYEYSYEKDLVHSDRIYRVVTNSEWKNSGVRAPLPRLIKSQVSGVEAVAHYIQDDWQNTIKIPSNDGKQHKLFKKESGIIFSDADYFKVVPHQWLAGNAQQALAAPLQLVLSESKIQTFFPGLHPDEVIGKTVIFKDSLYTTIAGVVKDREANTDFNNQLFISLATVTSNTGLKELFNYDAWNNVNDNSQCLLLLNPTAEASRVNQQIDDIYARVAQAEKDESKDAHWLQPLADIHFNKAFSGGGRYIEKSTLLNLFLLAIFLILLGAINFINLSTAQSIERAKEVGIRKTLGSGKKTLIIQFLLETFTLTITACIISVIIAPLLFRAFSGFIPASMSFGDIFQVDIFLFLILLSFGITFLAGFYPAWVLTAYKPVSAIKNQVSDHSKQTRSAWVRKMLITSQFVIAQVFLICVLIVSKQINFAKDKDMGFRKEAIINFYIPDFSNRQNSQKFVLLNELKNIAEIEAVSLGNHSPAFSGNMSNGLSYMVGDEKVEVSIDSRYGDTSYLQVYNIPLLAGRNIRLADSTYEVLINESMMKQMGFQRPEEALGHTLDFYDEDSPIVGVMRDFNIASVRTPVKPLIYWGEKNDGYVMHVALQANNPSSWKKALDKLQASWNKVYPDYELDYTFLDKTIENFYQNDVRLSNLLNWAMGLSIGIAAMGLFGLGVFTANQRTKEIGIRKVLGAHVGQIVFLLLKNLLALVVLACLIAFPIAGYFMHQWLENFHFRTAISWWIFAVSAIGMLSFAAVVLGIKAFRAASANPVDSLRDE; translated from the coding sequence ATGCTGAAGAACAACCTACTGTTAGCATTACGCCATTTCTGGAAGAATAAGGTTTCTGGCATTATTAATATCCTCGGCCTAGCCATAGGTGTCAGTGCAGCTTTGGTCATCTACCTTATCATTCAATACGAGTATAGCTACGAAAAAGATCTTGTACATAGCGATCGGATATATCGGGTTGTCACCAACAGTGAATGGAAGAACAGCGGCGTCCGTGCACCATTGCCTCGTTTAATAAAAAGTCAGGTAAGTGGCGTCGAAGCGGTAGCACATTATATTCAGGATGATTGGCAAAACACCATCAAAATACCCAGCAATGATGGTAAACAACATAAACTATTTAAAAAAGAAAGCGGCATTATCTTTTCTGATGCGGACTATTTCAAAGTCGTTCCCCATCAATGGTTAGCAGGCAATGCACAACAGGCATTGGCCGCACCTTTACAATTGGTGTTATCGGAAAGCAAAATTCAAACTTTTTTCCCCGGTCTTCATCCTGATGAAGTTATCGGTAAAACCGTTATTTTCAAAGACAGTCTCTATACCACGATTGCCGGTGTTGTTAAAGACCGGGAAGCCAACACTGATTTTAACAACCAACTATTTATTTCCCTAGCTACCGTAACTAGTAATACTGGGCTCAAGGAACTTTTCAATTACGATGCCTGGAATAACGTCAATGATAATTCCCAGTGTCTGCTATTATTAAATCCTACGGCAGAAGCAAGTCGGGTCAACCAACAGATAGACGATATTTATGCTCGGGTAGCTCAAGCGGAAAAAGACGAATCCAAAGACGCCCACTGGTTACAGCCCTTGGCAGATATTCATTTTAACAAAGCCTTTTCCGGCGGAGGGAGATATATCGAAAAATCTACCTTGCTGAATCTGTTCCTTTTGGCTATCTTCCTGATTTTACTGGGAGCCATCAATTTCATCAACTTATCCACCGCCCAATCCATCGAAAGGGCGAAGGAGGTGGGCATACGCAAAACACTGGGCAGCGGCAAAAAGACGCTTATTATCCAATTTCTACTGGAAACATTTACGCTTACGATAACCGCCTGCATCATTTCCGTGATCATCGCCCCATTACTTTTTAGAGCATTTTCCGGTTTTATTCCGGCAAGCATGTCTTTTGGAGATATCTTTCAGGTAGACATTTTTTTATTTCTAATCCTTTTATCTTTCGGCATTACTTTTTTGGCCGGTTTTTACCCCGCTTGGGTATTAACGGCATACAAACCCGTTTCGGCTATTAAAAACCAGGTCAGTGATCATAGTAAGCAAACGCGATCGGCGTGGGTACGTAAAATGCTCATTACCTCGCAGTTCGTCATCGCGCAGGTTTTTCTGATCTGTGTGCTCATCGTAAGTAAGCAGATAAACTTTGCCAAAGACAAGGATATGGGCTTTCGAAAAGAGGCGATTATCAATTTTTACATACCCGACTTTTCGAACCGCCAAAATAGTCAAAAATTCGTTTTGCTGAACGAGTTAAAAAATATCGCCGAAATTGAAGCGGTTAGCCTAGGAAATCACAGTCCTGCTTTTAGCGGCAATATGTCCAATGGTCTTAGTTATATGGTGGGCGATGAGAAAGTCGAAGTCTCCATCGATTCAAGATATGGTGATACCAGTTATTTACAGGTTTATAACATCCCGCTTTTGGCAGGTCGGAATATCCGATTGGCGGATTCTACATACGAAGTACTCATTAACGAATCCATGATGAAACAGATGGGTTTTCAGCGCCCTGAGGAGGCCCTCGGGCACACCTTAGATTTTTACGATGAGGATTCGCCTATTGTGGGGGTAATGAGAGACTTCAATATAGCCTCGGTCAGAACGCCTGTAAAACCGCTGATCTACTGGGGAGAAAAAAATGACGGCTATGTAATGCATGTTGCCTTACAGGCAAATAATCCTTCTTCCTGGAAAAAAGCGCTGGACAAGCTGCAAGCTTCCTGGAATAAAGTATACCCTGACTATGAGCTGGACTATACCTTTCTAGATAAGACCATCGAAAATTTTTACCAAAACGACGTCCGTTTATCCAACCTGCTCAACTGGGCAATGGGACTTTCCATCGGTATTGCCGCAATGGGTCTGTTCGGGTTAGGCGTTTTCACGGCCAATCAGCGAACGAAGGAGATCGGCATAAGGAAAGTTTTGGGAGCCCATGTCGGTCAGATCGTCTTT